Proteins from a genomic interval of Diaminobutyricimonas aerilata:
- the serS gene encoding serine--tRNA ligase — MIDPQLLRENPDRIRASQELRGGSSSAVDEAIRADAERRAAIGEFEALRAEQNAFGKRVASAPKDEKAALVAQVQELAARVKAASQRASEAEGEFTRIVGRIPNLVLDGVPAGGEDDFVTLREVGERPVFDFEPLDHLALGEKLDAIDMARGAKVSGARFYYLKGIGARLELALMQLALDRALAAGFVPLITPTLVKPEIMQGTGFLGEHADEVYHLPDDDLYLTGTSEVALAGYHADEILDLSDGPLRYAGWSTCYRREAGSHGKDTRGIIRVHQFNKLEMFSYVDPADAEAEHERLLALQEEMLQSLGLAYRVIDTAAGDLGTSAARKFDVEAWVPTQDAYRELTSTSNCTTFQARRLDIRSRTESGKTAPVATLNGTLATTRWIVALLETHQRADGSVAVPEALRPYLGGLEVLEPVR; from the coding sequence GTGATCGATCCGCAGCTCCTCCGCGAGAATCCCGACCGAATCCGTGCGTCGCAGGAGCTGCGCGGCGGCTCGTCGTCCGCGGTCGACGAGGCGATCCGAGCGGATGCGGAACGCCGCGCCGCGATCGGCGAGTTCGAGGCGCTGCGCGCCGAGCAGAACGCGTTCGGCAAGAGGGTCGCGAGTGCCCCGAAGGACGAGAAGGCGGCCCTCGTCGCCCAGGTGCAGGAACTCGCCGCGCGGGTGAAGGCGGCGAGCCAGCGTGCGAGCGAAGCGGAGGGCGAGTTCACCCGCATCGTGGGCCGCATCCCGAACCTCGTGCTCGACGGGGTGCCTGCGGGCGGGGAGGACGACTTCGTCACCCTCCGCGAGGTCGGCGAGCGGCCCGTGTTCGACTTCGAGCCGCTCGACCACCTGGCGCTCGGCGAGAAGCTCGACGCGATCGACATGGCCCGCGGGGCGAAGGTCTCCGGCGCGCGGTTCTACTACCTCAAGGGCATCGGCGCGCGGCTCGAACTCGCCCTCATGCAGCTCGCCCTCGACCGGGCGCTCGCGGCCGGGTTCGTGCCGCTCATCACGCCCACTCTGGTGAAGCCCGAGATCATGCAGGGCACCGGATTCCTCGGCGAGCACGCCGACGAGGTGTACCACCTGCCCGACGACGACCTCTACCTCACCGGCACGAGCGAGGTCGCGCTCGCCGGCTACCACGCCGACGAGATCCTCGACCTGTCGGACGGGCCGCTGCGCTACGCCGGATGGTCGACGTGCTACCGCCGCGAGGCCGGAAGCCACGGCAAGGACACCCGCGGGATCATCCGCGTGCACCAGTTCAACAAGCTCGAGATGTTCAGCTACGTCGACCCGGCCGACGCCGAGGCGGAGCACGAGCGCCTGCTGGCCCTGCAGGAGGAGATGCTGCAGTCCCTTGGGCTCGCGTACCGCGTGATCGACACGGCGGCGGGCGACCTCGGCACGAGCGCGGCGCGCAAGTTCGACGTGGAGGCGTGGGTGCCGACGCAGGACGCGTACCGCGAACTCACGAGCACGAGCAACTGCACCACCTTCCAGGCGCGACGGCTCGACATCCGTTCCCGAACCGAGAGCGGCAAGACGGCTCCGGTCGCGACCCTCAACGGCACGCTCGCGACCACTCGGTGGATCGTCGCGCTGCTCGAGACCCATCAGCGTGCCGACGGCTCGGTCGCGGTACCCGAGGCGTTGCGCCCGTACCTGGGCGGCCTCGAGGTGCTGGAGCCGGTGCGATGA
- a CDS encoding HAD family hydrolase: MTDRWLVALDIDGTVLQEDGTMSDAVIEQVQRVADLGHEVMLATGRSVSMTLPILDRLGISPEYVVCANGAITLRRDGDAPVGYRREFVETFDPAEVLTTIRGHLSEARFAVEDAEGHYRYSGGAFPDGALSTTSEHVEFEELLDLEATRVVVISPEHDMEEFLGVVERMGLHRVSYNVGWTAWLDIAPDGVNKATALERVRQRLDVPRERVLAMGDGRNDIDMLEWASEHGRGVAMGQAPDDVAAAASERTGTDLDDGVAAVLADF, translated from the coding sequence ATGACGGACCGCTGGCTCGTGGCCCTCGACATCGACGGCACCGTGCTGCAGGAAGACGGCACGATGTCGGATGCGGTGATCGAGCAGGTGCAGCGCGTCGCCGACCTGGGGCACGAGGTCATGCTCGCCACGGGGAGGTCGGTGTCGATGACCCTGCCCATCCTCGACCGGCTCGGCATCTCGCCCGAGTACGTCGTGTGCGCGAACGGCGCCATCACGCTGCGCCGCGACGGCGACGCTCCGGTCGGCTACCGGCGCGAGTTCGTCGAGACCTTCGATCCCGCCGAGGTGCTGACGACCATCCGCGGGCATCTCTCCGAGGCGCGGTTCGCGGTCGAGGACGCGGAGGGCCACTACCGCTACTCGGGCGGCGCGTTCCCCGACGGGGCGCTCTCGACCACGAGCGAGCACGTCGAGTTCGAGGAGCTGCTCGATCTCGAGGCCACGCGTGTCGTCGTCATCTCGCCGGAGCACGACATGGAGGAGTTCCTCGGCGTCGTCGAGCGGATGGGGTTGCACCGGGTCAGCTACAACGTCGGCTGGACGGCTTGGCTCGACATCGCCCCCGACGGCGTGAACAAGGCGACCGCGCTCGAGCGGGTGCGGCAGCGCCTCGACGTGCCGAGGGAGCGGGTGCTCGCGATGGGCGACGGACGCAACGACATCGACATGCTCGAGTGGGCCTCCGAGCATGGGCGCGGGGTGGCGATGGGACAGGCGCCCGACGACGTCGCCGCGGCCGCGTCCGAGCGCACCGGCACCGACCTCGACGACGGCGTCGCCGCGGTCCTCGCGGACTTCTGA